In Flammeovirgaceae bacterium 311, one DNA window encodes the following:
- a CDS encoding polyphosphate kinase (COG0855 Polyphosphate kinase) encodes MLRQNRISSYIFNSPFISRDLSWLKFNERVLDQARNPNRNIFEKLKFLAITSSNQDEFFMIRVGSLYNYIDYGRERIDYSGLREIPFKRKLFADAQAFHAEQHKHFLEKLVPEFNENGFRIVKLDELEDYELKQVKRYFKKTIFPMITPMVYDSYHTFPILMNKLLIYGVITHNPTDKKEQRKLSFIQIPQNLPRFYEIERENEILFVPIENIICRFIAKFFRNVEILAVNLFRIIRNGDFTLEESEDVDSNFLEEIKQKLKTRKTGRVVRIEIEEGYDGWMIRLLKKRWSIDADNVFEVSKNSLMDFTGLGQIFGHREFIDAQPTGHPPVSPLTYTHTDRAESIFEVLKRKDIFLHHPYNSIDPLLTLMEQSAEDPDVLAIKITIYRLADDSRIITALLKAAENGKHVSVLFELKARFDEENNMREAKRLQQAGCFVIYGISSFKTHTKLLLVVRKEGSKVRRYVHMSSGNYNEKTARLYTDVSLLTSHDKYANDVSEFFNVITGHSNPETYRYLITAPRDMRQQLIELIRKEAENARQGLPAAISIKINSLEDRETIQELYAASEAGVPIKLVVRGICCLRPGRPGLSENIIVRSLVGDYLEHARLYYFHNGGEPLVYAGSADIMVRSFDRRLESLFQVLDPMVLKECLAILDYNLRDNVNSYLLQEDGNYVKIQPAEDEEPFNVHQEFFRITVQDIDGVHIFEEHLKEEETEEDDEEEELKEEEEEVSSKEK; translated from the coding sequence ATGCTCAGACAAAACCGCATATCATCTTATATATTCAACAGCCCATTCATCAGCAGAGATTTAAGCTGGTTAAAATTCAATGAAAGGGTATTGGATCAGGCACGGAATCCCAACCGTAACATCTTTGAAAAGCTAAAATTCCTGGCCATTACCTCCTCTAATCAGGATGAGTTTTTTATGATCAGGGTGGGTAGTCTTTATAACTATATAGACTATGGCCGCGAACGGATAGACTACTCAGGACTGCGTGAAATTCCTTTTAAACGGAAGCTGTTTGCCGATGCACAGGCTTTTCATGCTGAGCAGCACAAGCATTTTCTGGAAAAGCTGGTGCCGGAGTTCAATGAAAATGGCTTTAGAATTGTAAAGCTCGATGAGCTGGAGGATTATGAATTAAAGCAGGTTAAGCGCTATTTCAAAAAGACCATCTTTCCCATGATCACTCCCATGGTCTATGATAGCTACCACACCTTTCCAATCCTGATGAACAAACTGCTCATCTATGGTGTAATCACACATAATCCTACTGATAAAAAAGAACAACGCAAGCTCTCCTTCATACAGATTCCGCAGAATCTGCCCCGTTTTTACGAAATAGAACGTGAAAATGAGATTCTGTTCGTACCTATCGAAAATATCATCTGCCGCTTTATTGCCAAATTTTTCCGCAATGTGGAAATACTGGCAGTAAACCTGTTTAGGATTATCCGGAATGGCGATTTTACCCTGGAGGAAAGTGAAGATGTAGATTCCAACTTCCTGGAAGAAATCAAGCAAAAGCTGAAAACACGCAAAACAGGCAGGGTGGTACGCATAGAAATAGAAGAAGGCTATGATGGATGGATGATACGCCTGCTGAAAAAACGCTGGAGCATTGATGCAGATAATGTATTTGAGGTATCTAAAAACAGCCTGATGGATTTTACAGGGCTGGGGCAGATTTTCGGTCACAGGGAATTCATAGATGCCCAGCCTACCGGTCACCCTCCGGTATCCCCCCTTACATATACGCATACAGACAGGGCTGAAAGTATTTTTGAAGTACTTAAGCGGAAAGATATTTTTCTGCACCATCCTTATAATAGCATAGATCCTTTGCTCACTTTAATGGAGCAATCTGCCGAAGATCCTGATGTACTGGCCATAAAAATCACCATATACCGCCTGGCAGATGATTCCCGTATTATTACGGCGCTATTAAAAGCTGCTGAAAACGGAAAGCACGTCTCGGTATTGTTCGAGCTGAAAGCCCGTTTTGATGAAGAGAATAATATGCGCGAAGCCAAACGCCTGCAGCAGGCTGGTTGCTTTGTGATTTATGGCATCAGTAGTTTTAAAACCCACACTAAGCTGCTGCTGGTGGTGCGCAAGGAAGGTAGTAAAGTACGCCGATACGTACACATGAGCAGTGGCAACTACAATGAGAAAACAGCACGACTCTATACAGATGTTAGCCTGCTTACCAGCCATGATAAGTATGCCAATGACGTATCTGAGTTTTTTAATGTAATTACAGGCCATAGCAATCCGGAAACCTACCGCTACCTCATTACGGCCCCGCGCGATATGCGTCAGCAACTTATTGAGCTGATCAGAAAGGAAGCAGAAAATGCAAGACAGGGACTGCCTGCCGCCATAAGTATAAAAATAAACTCGCTGGAAGACCGGGAAACCATACAAGAGCTTTACGCCGCATCGGAAGCGGGTGTGCCCATTAAGCTGGTGGTGAGGGGGATTTGCTGCCTGAGGCCGGGCAGACCTGGTTTAAGTGAGAACATTATTGTAAGATCTCTGGTAGGCGATTACCTGGAGCATGCCCGTTTGTACTATTTTCATAACGGCGGTGAACCGCTTGTATATGCCGGCAGCGCCGATATAATGGTGCGAAGTTTTGACAGGAGGCTGGAGTCGCTCTTTCAGGTATTGGACCCAATGGTGCTCAAGGAGTGCCTGGCCATTCTGGATTATAACCTGCGCGATAATGTAAATAGCTATCTGCTGCAGGAGGATGGTAACTATGTGAAAATTCAGCCGGCTGAAGATGAAGAGCCCTTCAATGTGCATCAGGAGTTCTTTAGAATAACTGTTCAGGATATTGATGGTGTTCACATCTTTGAGGAACATCTCAAGGAAGAGGAAACAGAAGAAGATGATGAGGAAGAAGAGCTAAAGGAAGAAGAGGAGGAAGTAAGCTCGAAAGAAAAGTAA
- a CDS encoding hypothetical protein (COG5276 Uncharacterized conserved protein) produces the protein MGAGACSDDMSSPNEVMPGAGLGGSMAQFTVYNGRLYLLQADELQTYSLQNPAAPQLASTQQVGIDAETLFPYSGNLYVGSQNGMHIYSLENPQQPEHLSTFQHITSCDPVVVEGNFAYVTLRTGSPCRFGTNELNILDISEKVNPRLISSLQMYNPQGLAVNNGILYVCNAEYGLVALDVTNPFSPKVLKEYKDYDGYDVIFTPRSLMMIGKDGLVQFDPANPADLQQLSIIPVEPLQ, from the coding sequence TTGGGTGCCGGTGCCTGCAGTGATGATATGTCATCGCCAAACGAGGTAATGCCAGGTGCTGGTTTGGGCGGCTCTATGGCCCAGTTTACGGTTTACAACGGGCGGTTATATTTGCTGCAGGCTGACGAACTGCAAACCTATAGCCTCCAAAATCCGGCTGCTCCGCAGCTGGCCAGTACCCAGCAGGTTGGTATTGATGCAGAAACTCTTTTCCCTTATAGTGGAAACCTCTATGTAGGTTCTCAAAACGGTATGCACATTTACTCACTGGAAAATCCTCAGCAGCCAGAACATCTTTCTACCTTTCAGCATATTACCAGCTGCGATCCTGTGGTGGTAGAGGGTAACTTTGCCTATGTAACACTCCGCACCGGTTCTCCCTGTCGTTTTGGAACTAACGAACTAAACATCCTGGACATCAGTGAGAAAGTAAACCCCCGCCTGATCAGCAGTCTGCAAATGTACAATCCCCAGGGTCTGGCTGTTAATAATGGTATTCTATATGTATGCAATGCAGAATATGGATTGGTTGCCCTTGATGTAACGAACCCTTTCAGTCCGAAGGTGCTGAAAGAATATAAAGACTATGATGGCTATGATGTGATCTTCACCCCGAGAAGTTTGATGATGATTGGAAAAGACGGACTGGTTCAGTTTGACCCCGCCAATCCGGCAGATCTTCAACAATTAAGTATCATTCCAGTAGAGCCTTTACAATAA
- a CDS encoding methionine synthase (COG0646 Methionine synthase I (cobalamin-dependent), methyltransferase domain) — MNSITTSRTELLYQQLEKRILVLDGAMGTQIQQYTLTEADFRGERFASHTHDLKGNNDLLTLTRPDIISAIYRAYLEAGADILETNTFSSTSIAQADYALESAVYDLNKESARLAREAADDYTQQNPEKPRFVSGSIGPTNRTASLSPDVNNPGYRAVTFDQLVEAYTEQVQGLADGGVDIFLVETVFDTLNCKAAIFAILEWQKKSGRELPIMISGTITDASGRTLSGQTPAAFWASVSHAPLLSVGFNCALGARQLKPYLQELSRLANCGVSAHPNAGLPNEFGAYDQSAEEMAGIIDEFCKEGLVNIIGGCCGTSPAHIKAIAEVAAKHKPRQRPEPSRQPLFSGLEAFTITPQTNFVNIGERTNVTGSRKFARLIKEGDFEEALSVALQQVEGGAQILDVNMDEAMLDSEASMEHFLHLIASEPDISRLPIMIDSSKWSVIEAGLKCVQGKSIVNSISLKEGEEAFLENARKARQYGAAVVVMAFDEEGQATDLPRRIEICTRSFKLLTEVVGFPPQDIIFDPNILTVATGMEEHNNYAVEFIEAVKWIKANLPGTLVSGGVSNVSFSFRGNDPVREAIHSAFLYHAVKAGLDMGIVNAGQLVVYEDIEPALKERVEDVLLNRKADATERLITYAEEIKGQGGERTAAQEQAWRQQPVAERLKHALVKGIVEHIETDVEEARQQYAKPLEVIEGPLMAGMNVVGDLFGEGKMFLPQVVKSARVMKRAVAYLLPYIEAAKEEGTSSSAGKVLMATVKGDVHDIGKNIVGVVLGCNGYEVVDMGVMVPLQRILDQAQAEGADIIGLSGLITPSLDEMIYVAQEMEARGMTQPLLIGGATTSRIHTAVKIAPAYSGPVIHVVDASRAVTVASRLMGSERDSYTSEIRQEYDHMREGHGQRQRDKNYVAIEEARKNRFAISWEGYQPPRPKFLGTEKFVNYPLEEIAKFIDWTPFFQTWELKGRYPNILEDEKQGEVATRLFEDAQKMLQDFIRGRKIQANAVIGFWPACVEDHDTVLLYKDDSRQQVLDQFLTLRQQGQKAGGLPNISFADFVAPRETGLRDYVGGFAVTAGIGLDKIVKEYEAKHDDYSSIMAKSIADRLAEAFAELMHQRVRREFWGYAPDEALANEDLIREKYQGVRPAPGYPGCPDHTEKITLFRLLNAETIDMHLTENLAMTPAASVSGLYYSHPESRYFGLGKIGRDQVEDVARRKGVPFEEMERWLKPNLNYD, encoded by the coding sequence ATGAATTCTATAACAACTTCCCGTACTGAACTTTTATATCAGCAGCTCGAAAAGCGCATTCTGGTACTTGATGGTGCCATGGGTACGCAAATTCAGCAATATACCCTAACGGAAGCCGATTTTCGCGGCGAACGTTTTGCCAGTCATACCCACGACCTGAAAGGCAACAATGACCTGTTAACCCTCACCAGGCCAGATATTATCAGTGCCATTTACAGGGCCTACCTGGAAGCCGGCGCTGATATCCTTGAAACCAACACCTTTAGCAGCACCTCCATTGCCCAGGCCGACTATGCCCTGGAATCAGCTGTGTACGACCTGAATAAGGAGAGTGCCCGCCTCGCCCGCGAAGCTGCCGATGACTACACGCAGCAGAACCCGGAAAAGCCGCGTTTTGTATCCGGCTCTATAGGGCCTACCAACCGTACGGCATCCCTGTCGCCGGATGTAAATAATCCCGGCTACCGGGCAGTTACTTTCGATCAGCTGGTAGAGGCTTATACTGAGCAGGTGCAGGGGTTGGCAGATGGTGGTGTTGATATTTTCCTGGTAGAGACGGTATTTGATACACTCAACTGCAAAGCTGCCATATTCGCCATCCTTGAGTGGCAGAAGAAATCTGGCCGGGAATTGCCCATCATGATCAGCGGCACCATTACAGATGCCAGCGGCCGTACCCTTAGCGGGCAAACACCTGCCGCTTTCTGGGCCAGTGTTAGCCATGCACCACTCTTAAGTGTGGGTTTTAACTGTGCACTTGGGGCAAGACAACTGAAGCCATACCTGCAGGAACTGAGCCGACTGGCCAACTGTGGTGTGAGTGCGCACCCTAATGCAGGCCTGCCTAATGAATTTGGCGCTTACGACCAGTCGGCCGAGGAAATGGCTGGTATTATAGATGAGTTTTGTAAAGAAGGCCTGGTAAATATCATTGGTGGCTGCTGCGGCACCTCCCCGGCCCATATCAAAGCCATTGCCGAAGTAGCGGCAAAGCATAAGCCACGACAGCGCCCTGAACCTTCCAGGCAACCACTGTTCAGTGGATTGGAAGCTTTCACCATTACTCCTCAGACTAATTTTGTAAACATTGGTGAGCGCACCAACGTAACTGGTTCACGTAAATTTGCCAGGCTCATCAAAGAGGGCGATTTTGAAGAAGCCCTGTCTGTAGCCTTGCAGCAGGTAGAAGGGGGTGCCCAGATCCTGGATGTGAACATGGATGAAGCCATGCTCGATTCAGAGGCCTCTATGGAACATTTCCTACACCTGATTGCCTCTGAGCCTGATATTTCGCGCCTGCCCATCATGATAGACTCCAGCAAATGGAGTGTAATAGAGGCAGGTCTGAAATGTGTGCAGGGCAAAAGCATTGTAAACTCCATCAGCTTAAAGGAAGGAGAGGAGGCGTTTCTGGAAAATGCCCGTAAGGCACGCCAGTATGGTGCTGCAGTGGTGGTCATGGCCTTCGATGAAGAAGGACAGGCAACAGACCTGCCCCGTCGTATAGAAATTTGCACCCGTAGCTTTAAGCTGTTAACCGAGGTAGTAGGCTTTCCTCCGCAGGATATCATTTTCGATCCTAATATCCTGACGGTAGCCACCGGTATGGAGGAGCATAATAACTATGCAGTTGAATTTATCGAAGCAGTAAAATGGATCAAAGCCAACCTGCCGGGTACGCTGGTAAGTGGTGGTGTCAGCAACGTTTCGTTTTCCTTCCGGGGCAATGATCCGGTGCGGGAGGCCATTCACAGTGCATTTCTGTACCATGCCGTAAAGGCCGGACTGGACATGGGTATTGTAAATGCCGGGCAGCTGGTGGTGTACGAAGATATAGAACCTGCCCTGAAAGAGCGGGTGGAAGATGTGCTGCTGAACAGGAAGGCTGATGCAACCGAACGGCTGATTACGTATGCCGAAGAAATAAAAGGCCAGGGTGGAGAGCGCACAGCAGCACAGGAGCAGGCCTGGCGCCAGCAGCCGGTGGCAGAGCGCTTAAAGCATGCCCTGGTGAAAGGTATTGTAGAACATATTGAAACGGATGTGGAAGAAGCCCGCCAGCAGTACGCAAAACCACTGGAGGTGATTGAAGGCCCCCTAATGGCCGGCATGAACGTGGTGGGAGACCTGTTTGGCGAGGGTAAAATGTTTTTGCCACAGGTGGTGAAAAGTGCCAGGGTGATGAAACGTGCCGTTGCCTACCTGCTGCCATATATAGAAGCAGCCAAGGAAGAGGGCACCAGCAGCAGTGCAGGTAAAGTATTAATGGCTACCGTTAAAGGTGATGTACACGACATCGGCAAAAACATTGTAGGCGTTGTTTTAGGCTGTAATGGCTACGAAGTGGTAGATATGGGCGTTATGGTACCCCTGCAGCGTATTTTGGATCAGGCACAGGCAGAGGGTGCAGATATCATCGGGCTTAGTGGTCTGATTACCCCATCACTGGATGAAATGATCTATGTGGCCCAGGAAATGGAAGCACGAGGCATGACACAGCCGCTGCTGATTGGCGGCGCTACCACCAGCCGTATACACACGGCCGTTAAAATTGCGCCTGCTTACTCCGGACCTGTGATACATGTGGTAGATGCCAGCCGCGCTGTTACGGTAGCCTCCAGGCTCATGGGCTCCGAACGGGATAGCTATACCAGCGAGATCAGGCAGGAGTACGACCACATGCGTGAAGGGCATGGACAGCGCCAGCGTGACAAAAATTATGTAGCCATAGAGGAGGCACGCAAGAACCGTTTTGCCATTTCATGGGAAGGTTATCAGCCGCCCAGGCCGAAGTTTTTAGGTACAGAAAAATTTGTTAACTATCCCCTGGAGGAGATTGCTAAGTTTATCGATTGGACTCCTTTCTTCCAGACCTGGGAATTAAAAGGCCGCTATCCCAACATACTGGAAGACGAGAAGCAGGGAGAGGTAGCGACAAGGCTTTTTGAAGATGCACAGAAGATGCTGCAGGATTTTATCCGGGGCCGTAAAATTCAGGCAAATGCCGTGATTGGTTTCTGGCCCGCCTGTGTGGAAGATCACGATACGGTGCTGCTGTACAAGGATGACAGCCGGCAGCAGGTGCTGGACCAGTTTCTCACCCTGCGCCAGCAGGGGCAAAAAGCAGGAGGATTGCCTAACATCAGCTTTGCCGACTTTGTGGCACCCAGAGAAACCGGTCTGCGCGATTATGTTGGTGGCTTTGCGGTTACAGCCGGAATTGGCCTGGATAAAATCGTGAAGGAGTACGAGGCAAAACATGATGACTACAGTTCCATAATGGCCAAGTCCATTGCCGACAGGCTGGCCGAAGCTTTTGCCGAGCTGATGCACCAGCGCGTGCGCCGTGAGTTCTGGGGCTATGCGCCGGATGAGGCATTGGCTAACGAAGACCTGATCAGGGAGAAATACCAGGGTGTGCGGCCTGCCCCGGGCTATCCTGGCTGCCCTGACCATACCGAAAAAATAACCCTTTTTCGCCTGCTGAATGCTGAAACCATCGACATGCACCTGACGGAAAACCTGGCCATGACGCCTGCAGCTTCTGTAAGCGGCCTCTACTACAGCCATCCCGAGAGCCGTTATTTTGGCCTGGGTAAAATTGGCAGGGACCAGGTAGAGGATGTAGCCCGCCGGAAAGGTGTGCCTTTTGAAGAAATGGAACGCTGGCTGAAGCCAAATCTAAATTATGATTGA
- the gyrB gene encoding DNA gyrase subunit B (COG0187 Type IIA topoisomerase (DNA gyrase/topo II, topoisomerase IV), B subunit), giving the protein MSPQDKANSSDYGASNIQVLEGLEAVRKRPAMYIGDVGVKGLHHLVWEVVDNSIDEALAGYCNHIVVEVFEDNSVKVTDNGRGIPTDLHIKENRSALEVVMTVLHAGGKFDKDTYKVSGGLHGVGVSCVNALSVPLRAEVHRKGKVYEQEYSKGIPQYSVREIGTTDKTGTIIHFKPDGEIFTNTVFNYETIATRLRELAFLNAGITLELFDHREKDDDGKSIYQKFHSEGGLKEFVQYLDSTREKLIPEPIHITTDKGEIPVEVAMSYNTSFSENVVSYVNNINTIEGGTHVAGFRRALTRTLKAYADKSGMLDKVKIDISGDDFREGLTTVISVKVAEPQFEGQTKTKLGNSDVMGAVDTAVAEALGYWLEEHPRESKQIVQKVILAAQARHAARKAREMVQRKNVLGSNSLPGKLADCSDSDPAECELYLVEGDSAGGSAKQGRDRRFQAILPLRGKILNVEKAQEHRIYDNEEIKNMITAMGVSFGTVEDEKALNMDKLRYHKIIIMTDADIDGSHIRTLILTFFFRYMRDLIEKGYLYIALPPLYLIKRGKDERYAWSEEERLRFIKEMAPEGKEDSVGVQRYKGLGEMNPEQLWTTTMDPEMRSLKQVSIESAAEADHLFSMLMGDEVAPRRDFIEKNAKYAKLDV; this is encoded by the coding sequence ATGAGTCCTCAAGATAAAGCTAATTCAAGTGATTACGGTGCCAGTAATATTCAGGTACTGGAAGGTTTGGAAGCAGTGCGCAAGCGCCCTGCCATGTATATTGGAGATGTTGGCGTTAAAGGCCTGCACCACCTGGTGTGGGAGGTAGTTGACAACTCTATTGACGAAGCCCTGGCAGGCTACTGTAACCACATCGTTGTAGAGGTTTTTGAAGACAATTCTGTTAAGGTAACAGATAACGGAAGGGGCATCCCAACCGACCTTCACATAAAAGAGAATCGTTCTGCCCTGGAAGTGGTTATGACCGTGCTGCACGCCGGGGGTAAGTTCGATAAAGACACTTATAAAGTATCCGGTGGTTTGCATGGTGTGGGTGTATCCTGCGTGAATGCGCTTTCTGTTCCCCTTCGGGCAGAAGTACATCGTAAAGGGAAGGTTTATGAGCAGGAGTACAGTAAGGGTATTCCGCAATACAGCGTGCGTGAAATTGGTACGACCGATAAAACCGGTACCATCATACACTTCAAACCCGACGGTGAGATTTTCACCAATACTGTCTTTAATTACGAGACTATCGCGACTCGACTGCGCGAACTGGCATTCCTGAATGCAGGGATTACCCTGGAGCTCTTTGATCACCGTGAAAAAGACGACGATGGTAAATCCATCTACCAGAAGTTTCATTCCGAAGGCGGCTTGAAGGAGTTTGTGCAGTACCTGGACAGTACCCGTGAAAAACTGATCCCCGAGCCTATTCATATTACCACTGATAAGGGAGAGATCCCGGTAGAGGTAGCCATGAGCTACAATACCTCTTTCTCTGAAAACGTGGTGAGTTATGTCAATAACATCAATACCATTGAAGGTGGTACTCACGTTGCCGGTTTTCGCCGTGCACTTACCCGTACCCTTAAAGCCTATGCCGATAAATCGGGTATGCTGGATAAGGTAAAGATTGATATCAGCGGTGATGACTTCAGGGAAGGCCTGACCACAGTTATTTCGGTGAAAGTAGCCGAGCCTCAGTTTGAGGGGCAGACTAAGACTAAATTAGGTAACTCCGATGTGATGGGTGCGGTAGATACTGCCGTGGCCGAAGCACTGGGTTACTGGCTGGAAGAGCACCCACGCGAATCCAAGCAGATTGTGCAAAAGGTAATCCTGGCTGCACAGGCGCGCCACGCCGCCCGTAAGGCCCGTGAAATGGTGCAGCGTAAAAACGTACTGGGCAGCAACTCGCTGCCTGGTAAACTGGCCGACTGTTCCGACAGCGATCCGGCAGAATGCGAACTGTACCTGGTGGAAGGTGACTCAGCAGGCGGATCTGCCAAGCAGGGACGCGACCGGCGTTTTCAGGCAATTTTGCCCCTGCGGGGTAAAATCCTGAACGTAGAAAAGGCCCAGGAGCACAGGATCTACGACAACGAAGAGATCAAAAACATGATCACAGCCATGGGCGTAAGCTTTGGCACTGTCGAAGACGAAAAGGCCCTGAACATGGACAAGCTGCGTTACCACAAGATCATTATCATGACTGACGCCGATATTGATGGTAGCCACATCCGTACCCTTATCCTTACATTCTTCTTCCGCTATATGCGCGATCTGATCGAGAAAGGATATCTGTACATCGCCCTGCCGCCTCTTTACCTGATAAAGCGTGGTAAAGATGAGCGTTATGCCTGGAGCGAGGAGGAACGATTACGCTTCATTAAGGAGATGGCTCCGGAAGGCAAAGAAGACAGTGTGGGTGTACAGCGTTACAAAGGTCTGGGTGAAATGAACCCGGAGCAGCTCTGGACCACCACCATGGATCCTGAAATGCGAAGCCTGAAGCAGGTAAGCATTGAATCTGCTGCCGAGGCCGATCACCTGTTCTCCATGCTTATGGGAGATGAAGTGGCACCTCGCAGAGATTTTATCGAAAAAAATGCCAAATATGCCAAACTGGACGTTTAA
- a CDS encoding Ppx/GppA phosphatase (COG0248 Exopolyphosphatase), whose translation MRVAIRSVAAKKNVDSFTAFVFTFVKGNKVYLFCNKVTLNKHYVLKLAAIDIGSNAVRLQISAVLDGANGPVFKKVEYVRFPLRLGQDVFTEGSISELAEQKFVKLMQAYKLLLELFEVDDYFACATSAMRTAANGEALAQKVLEQTGISINIINGEQEASYIDLAITDTLDAGHYLHIDVGGGSTELNLYHNHIKKASESFSLGSVRNLQGKDSAAEWHALESWVKKHLEKINGKALALGTGGNISKLYNMAGKKTGQYLSLKKLQELRNYIDSLSVQDRIHKLQLNPDRADVIVPAADLYLKIMRWAGCTSIKVPAVGLKDGLLKHLYQQQN comes from the coding sequence TTGAGAGTAGCCATCAGAAGCGTAGCTGCGAAAAAAAATGTTGATAGTTTCACGGCTTTTGTGTTTACTTTTGTCAAAGGTAACAAAGTATACCTTTTTTGCAACAAAGTTACATTAAATAAACATTACGTTTTGAAGCTTGCCGCAATTGATATAGGCTCTAATGCCGTCCGCCTGCAAATAAGCGCTGTTTTAGATGGTGCTAATGGTCCTGTTTTTAAAAAAGTTGAGTATGTACGTTTTCCCTTACGGCTTGGTCAGGATGTGTTTACAGAAGGGAGCATCAGCGAGTTAGCAGAACAGAAGTTTGTAAAACTAATGCAGGCTTACAAATTGTTACTGGAGTTGTTCGAAGTAGACGATTACTTTGCCTGTGCCACTTCTGCCATGCGTACAGCGGCTAACGGTGAGGCCCTTGCACAGAAAGTTCTTGAACAGACCGGCATCAGCATTAACATCATCAATGGAGAGCAGGAAGCGTCGTATATTGATCTTGCCATCACCGATACGCTCGATGCCGGACATTACCTGCATATTGATGTTGGCGGAGGCAGTACAGAGCTAAACCTGTACCATAACCATATCAAAAAGGCTTCAGAGTCTTTTTCATTGGGCTCCGTGCGCAACCTGCAGGGCAAAGATTCTGCTGCAGAATGGCATGCGCTGGAATCATGGGTAAAAAAACACCTGGAAAAAATAAATGGAAAAGCCTTAGCCCTTGGCACAGGAGGAAACATAAGCAAACTGTACAACATGGCAGGCAAAAAAACCGGTCAGTACTTAAGCCTTAAAAAACTACAGGAGCTGCGCAATTACATTGATAGTTTAAGCGTACAGGACCGTATCCATAAGCTGCAGCTAAATCCAGACCGGGCCGATGTTATCGTGCCGGCAGCAGATCTTTATCTTAAAATAATGCGCTGGGCCGGGTGTACTTCTATAAAAGTACCTGCTGTAGGGTTAAAAGATGGCCTGCTGAAGCATTTATACCAGCAACAAAATTAA
- a CDS encoding LVIVD repeat-containing protein (COG5276 Uncharacterized conserved protein) encodes MATLNSCIESEDSFQRPLLAYYKPVYATQQEMFNIRVQPARALNDPGRIYTKGTMLIINERFKGYHLIDNADPANPKPLLFLEVPGAVNMAMQGQYLYADNITDLITIDLSDLRQIKEVNRQKDVFEGFKPYPLLRDVGFECVDKKKGIVVGWELADMPSGEVECWR; translated from the coding sequence ATGGCTACTCTCAATAGCTGCATCGAGTCAGAGGACAGTTTTCAACGTCCTTTATTAGCGTACTACAAACCTGTTTATGCCACACAGCAGGAAATGTTCAACATTCGGGTGCAACCGGCCAGAGCACTGAACGACCCCGGCCGCATTTACACCAAGGGAACAATGCTCATCATCAACGAGCGCTTTAAGGGTTACCACCTGATTGACAATGCTGATCCAGCCAATCCAAAGCCTTTGCTTTTTCTGGAAGTGCCGGGTGCGGTTAACATGGCCATGCAGGGGCAGTACCTGTATGCTGATAACATCACAGACCTTATTACCATCGACTTAAGTGACCTGCGGCAGATAAAGGAAGTAAACCGCCAGAAAGATGTATTTGAAGGATTCAAGCCATACCCCCTGCTGCGGGATGTGGGTTTTGAATGTGTTGATAAGAAAAAGGGCATTGTAGTGGGCTGGGAGCTTGCAGATATGCCATCGGGCGAGGTAGAATGCTGGCGTTAA